The following is a genomic window from Candidatus Omnitrophota bacterium.
AATTCGTTTGTTGAAGAGCGTATGAATCCCGTTGAAACGCCTAGGGATGAAATGTTTTTTAAGCAATCTCCTGTTTTGTTAAGCGAGGTGCCGACTCAAGATGAATATCGGTTTAAAACAGACAATGAAGAATTTGATCGTGTTTTAGGTGG
Proteins encoded in this region:
- a CDS encoding DNA repair protein RadA (Sms; stabilizes the strand-invasion intermediate during the DNA repair; involved in recombination of donor DNA and plays an important role in DNA damage repair after exposure to mutagenic agents), with product MKTKTLYVCQECGAQSSGWLGKCSSCQSWNSFVEERMNPVETPRDEMFFKQSPVLLSEVPTQDEYRFKTDNEEFDRVLGG